One Thioclava electrotropha DNA segment encodes these proteins:
- a CDS encoding adenosylcobalamin-dependent ribonucleoside-diphosphate reductase: MSRFAAPIAEQIWDMKYRLKEQDGTPIDATVEDSWRRIARALAEVEDKPAKWEEKFYGALEDFKYLPAGRIAAGAGTGRAVTLFNCFVMGTIPDNMGGIFDMLKEAALTMQQGGGIGYDFSTIRPRGAEVKGVAADASGPLSFMDVWDAMCRTIMSAGSRRGAMMATMRCDHPDIESFITAKQDSARLRMFNLSVLVTDAFMEAVKADGPWDLKYGDKVYHTLNARDLWNKIMRATYDYAEPGVIFIDRINKMNNLNYVEQIAATNPCGEQPLPPYGACLLGSINLARLVTNPFEADAGLDPEQLDEMVRLAIRMMDNVVDASRFPLEQQREEAQNKRRIGLGVTGLADALLMLGLRYGSEEAAAQTEAWMKQIARASYLASVDLAKEKGPFPLFDAEKYLASGNMMQMDDDVREAIREHGIRNALLTSIAPTGTISLYAGNVSSGIEPVFAYAYKRKVLQPDGSRTEEEVVDYAVQMWRDKFGDKPLPDYFVNAQTLAPMDHVRMQAAAQKWIDSSISKTINCPEDIPFEAFKSVYMEAWDTGCKGCTTYRPNDVTGSVLSVSEKSEDAPEVDEGADVVYLTEPLDRPAALEGSTYKIKWPGSEHAIYITINDIVQGGHRRPFEVFINSKNMEHFAWTVALTRMISAVFRRGGDVSFVVEELKAVFDPRGGAWMQGKYIPSILAAIGGVIERHMISIGFLEGEGLGLKSDPEADRMAIGEAPRGKACPSCGSYALRMVEGCMTCADCGHSKCG; this comes from the coding sequence ATGAGCCGTTTTGCCGCCCCGATTGCCGAACAGATCTGGGACATGAAATACCGTCTGAAGGAACAGGACGGGACCCCGATCGACGCGACCGTCGAGGATAGCTGGCGTCGGATCGCGCGCGCCTTGGCCGAGGTCGAGGATAAGCCCGCGAAATGGGAAGAGAAATTCTACGGCGCGCTGGAAGATTTCAAATATCTCCCCGCAGGCCGGATCGCGGCAGGCGCCGGCACCGGCCGCGCGGTGACGCTGTTCAACTGCTTCGTCATGGGCACGATCCCCGACAACATGGGCGGCATCTTCGACATGCTGAAGGAAGCCGCGCTGACGATGCAGCAGGGCGGGGGAATCGGTTACGATTTCTCGACCATCCGTCCGCGTGGCGCCGAAGTGAAGGGCGTCGCTGCCGATGCGTCCGGCCCTCTGAGCTTCATGGACGTCTGGGACGCGATGTGCCGCACGATCATGTCGGCAGGCTCGCGTCGCGGCGCGATGATGGCGACGATGCGCTGCGATCACCCCGATATCGAGAGCTTCATCACCGCCAAGCAGGATTCGGCCCGTCTGCGGATGTTCAACCTGTCCGTGCTGGTGACCGACGCCTTCATGGAGGCCGTGAAGGCCGATGGCCCGTGGGATCTGAAATACGGCGACAAGGTCTATCACACGCTGAACGCCCGTGATCTGTGGAACAAGATCATGCGCGCGACCTATGACTATGCCGAGCCGGGCGTGATCTTCATCGACCGCATCAACAAGATGAACAACCTCAACTATGTCGAGCAGATCGCCGCGACCAACCCCTGCGGCGAGCAGCCCCTGCCGCCCTATGGCGCGTGCCTGCTGGGCTCGATCAACCTCGCACGGCTCGTGACGAACCCGTTCGAGGCGGATGCGGGTCTGGACCCGGAGCAGCTCGACGAGATGGTGCGCCTTGCCATTCGCATGATGGATAACGTGGTCGACGCCTCGCGCTTCCCGCTGGAGCAGCAGCGCGAAGAGGCGCAGAACAAGCGCCGCATCGGTCTGGGCGTGACCGGTCTCGCCGACGCGCTTCTGATGCTTGGCCTGCGCTATGGCTCGGAAGAGGCGGCCGCGCAGACCGAAGCCTGGATGAAGCAGATCGCGCGGGCGAGCTATCTCGCCTCGGTCGATCTGGCCAAGGAGAAAGGTCCGTTCCCGCTCTTCGATGCCGAGAAATACCTCGCCTCGGGCAACATGATGCAGATGGACGACGACGTGCGCGAGGCGATCCGCGAGCACGGAATCCGCAACGCGCTGCTGACCTCGATCGCACCCACGGGAACCATTTCGCTTTATGCGGGCAACGTGTCCTCGGGTATCGAGCCGGTCTTCGCCTATGCCTACAAGCGCAAGGTGCTGCAGCCCGACGGCTCGCGCACCGAGGAAGAAGTGGTTGATTACGCGGTGCAGATGTGGCGCGACAAGTTCGGGGACAAACCGCTGCCCGACTATTTCGTCAACGCCCAGACCCTCGCGCCGATGGATCACGTCCGGATGCAGGCCGCTGCGCAGAAATGGATCGACAGCTCGATCTCCAAGACCATCAACTGCCCCGAGGATATCCCCTTCGAGGCGTTCAAGTCGGTCTATATGGAAGCCTGGGACACCGGCTGCAAAGGCTGCACCACCTACCGTCCGAACGACGTGACGGGCTCGGTTCTCAGCGTGTCGGAGAAATCCGAAGACGCGCCGGAAGTCGATGAGGGCGCCGATGTGGTCTACCTGACCGAGCCGCTGGACCGTCCCGCGGCGCTGGAAGGCTCGACCTACAAGATCAAATGGCCGGGTTCGGAGCACGCGATCTACATCACGATCAACGATATCGTCCAAGGCGGCCATCGTCGTCCCTTCGAGGTCTTCATCAACTCGAAGAACATGGAGCATTTCGCCTGGACCGTAGCGCTGACGCGGATGATCTCGGCCGTGTTCCGGCGCGGTGGCGATGTGAGTTTCGTGGTCGAAGAGCTCAAAGCCGTGTTCGATCCGCGCGGCGGGGCCTGGATGCAGGGCAAATACATCCCCTCCATCCTCGCGGCGATCGGCGGCGTGATCGAGCGTCACATGATCTCGATCGGCTTCCTCGAAGGCGAAGGGCTGGGCCTGAAATCCGACCCCGAGGCCGACCGCATGGCCATCGGCGAAGCCCCCCGCGGCAAAGCCTGCCCGTCCTGCGGCTCCTACGCCCTGCGGATGGTCGAAGGCTGCATGACCTGCGCCGATTGCGGCCACTCCAAATGCGGCTGA
- a CDS encoding DUF2478 domain-containing protein — MIGFITCQERGAADKLLAQLADRLLSQGRDVIGMVRAEVPQRFECEMHLRLLPEGETRTISQDLGQGAGACSLDAGALEEVVAQVGHALEMAQPGAIVILNKFGKQEAAGRGCRDLIAQAMASDYPVLLSVPPETRADFMTFADGMAEEIVPEIQALEAFLSRESA, encoded by the coding sequence ATGATCGGGTTCATCACATGCCAAGAGCGCGGCGCGGCCGACAAGCTCCTTGCCCAGCTCGCCGACAGGCTGCTGTCGCAGGGGCGCGACGTGATCGGCATGGTGCGCGCCGAGGTGCCGCAGCGCTTCGAGTGCGAAATGCATCTGCGCCTTTTGCCCGAGGGCGAAACCCGCACGATCTCGCAGGATCTGGGGCAGGGCGCGGGGGCCTGTTCGCTCGATGCAGGCGCGCTCGAAGAGGTCGTCGCGCAGGTCGGTCATGCGCTTGAGATGGCGCAGCCGGGTGCCATCGTGATCCTCAACAAATTCGGCAAACAGGAGGCCGCAGGGCGCGGGTGTCGCGACCTGATCGCGCAGGCTATGGCCTCCGATTATCCAGTCCTTCTGTCCGTTCCGCCCGAAACGCGCGCCGATTTCATGACTTTTGCAGATGGTATGGCCGAAGAAATCGTGCCGGAAATTCAGGCGCTTGAGGCATTTCTTTCGCGCGAGAGCGCTTAA
- a CDS encoding AAA family ATPase: MSDHFPICDLRFDLETSPAKIEAQLTRYLRKLRWVALGHDPGEFDSARDDDRWDDTMRACRLSSNDGDRIRRRASALADLRLRASGMAHLGREARETLAGLKHGVHMERLASEHRADEIAAALHEEMPWMARATEIAWHALRESVREGAPAVRLPPLLLDGSPGIGKSHWARRLAELVGMPSELIDAANEPAGFAVAGSQKGWSTAHAGRPVELILNKRVGNPVIVIDEVDKVGDVQSNKGVSFALSHALLPLLEPLSARTWNCPYYRVRFDMRWISWILTSNNRRAVPAPLLSRCRVVDIPPLSGAHLAYFARRVGTARGLPADTVEALAEILRGAERGWDLRAVLKLIDGVFARESLPLLH; encoded by the coding sequence ATGTCCGACCATTTTCCGATCTGCGATCTTCGCTTCGATCTTGAGACCTCGCCCGCGAAGATCGAGGCCCAGCTCACCAGATACCTGCGCAAGCTACGATGGGTCGCACTGGGGCACGACCCGGGAGAATTCGACTCGGCGCGTGATGATGACCGCTGGGACGATACCATGCGCGCATGCCGCCTCAGCTCGAATGATGGCGACAGAATCCGGCGCCGGGCCTCCGCGCTCGCCGATCTGCGTCTGCGCGCGTCTGGAATGGCGCATCTGGGCCGTGAGGCACGTGAGACGCTAGCGGGGCTCAAACACGGCGTGCACATGGAGCGGCTCGCGAGCGAACATCGCGCCGACGAGATCGCCGCTGCTTTGCACGAAGAGATGCCTTGGATGGCCCGCGCGACTGAGATCGCCTGGCACGCCTTGCGCGAAAGCGTGCGTGAGGGTGCGCCGGCCGTGCGCCTGCCGCCGCTCCTCCTCGATGGATCTCCTGGTATCGGTAAGAGCCACTGGGCGCGTCGATTGGCCGAGCTCGTTGGTATGCCTTCGGAACTGATCGATGCTGCGAACGAGCCGGCGGGCTTCGCGGTGGCGGGCAGTCAGAAAGGCTGGTCGACTGCACATGCCGGACGACCTGTGGAGCTCATTCTGAATAAGCGCGTGGGGAACCCAGTCATCGTGATCGACGAGGTGGACAAGGTCGGCGATGTGCAGTCGAATAAGGGCGTCAGTTTCGCGCTCAGTCATGCGCTCTTGCCGCTGCTCGAACCTCTCAGCGCCCGGACCTGGAACTGTCCTTACTATCGGGTGCGGTTCGATATGCGATGGATCAGCTGGATCCTAACCTCGAACAACCGTCGGGCCGTGCCAGCGCCTCTCCTGAGCCGCTGTCGAGTCGTCGATATCCCGCCGCTCTCTGGCGCGCATCTGGCGTATTTCGCGCGCCGAGTGGGCACGGCGCGCGGCCTACCAGCAGATACGGTCGAAGCGCTCGCTGAAATACTGCGAGGGGCCGAGCGCGGTTGGGATCTGCGCGCGGTGCTCAAGCTGATCGATGGCGTGTTTGCACGTGAGAGCCTGCCACTGCTGCATTGA
- a CDS encoding DUF2806 domain-containing protein, producing the protein MDQESTNLPAQIADALVSIPKGLTPGVIKALDRLVGASVDIPIAWLQQKKAKIDAQTESYKLVEASIAETVASGAGADPDIAQRAMNKLVRKEYRKQVNREAVASAMVEDLRDQASSEENLATGSVPASEVDDDWLNVFERYAEDASSERLQGLWGKVLAGEVRQPGRFSTRTLRFLSEFSQADALLFETFAKSAFGDNAPKKLVAPKDQEDIRDLIYLEASGLIQGASGLGLQMTFMFDKHGRSFVREGNLIVLLTGEPEKKVQYEAIALTQLGQEVLCLVGSRNARESARAVAHAIRNPNIHEAHLGVLTDEKTGKINLMEVLWVKETPEAPIVEGSQD; encoded by the coding sequence TTGGATCAAGAGTCAACGAATTTACCCGCGCAAATTGCTGACGCTCTCGTATCAATTCCGAAGGGCCTAACGCCGGGTGTTATCAAGGCTCTGGACCGGCTCGTTGGGGCTTCGGTAGACATCCCAATCGCGTGGCTCCAGCAAAAGAAAGCGAAAATAGATGCGCAAACCGAGTCATACAAGTTGGTTGAGGCAAGCATCGCTGAAACTGTCGCGTCAGGGGCGGGTGCTGATCCAGACATTGCACAACGTGCTATGAATAAACTCGTAAGAAAAGAGTATAGGAAGCAAGTGAACCGAGAAGCCGTTGCTTCCGCAATGGTAGAGGACTTGCGAGATCAAGCTTCAAGCGAAGAAAATTTGGCCACAGGCTCCGTGCCTGCCTCAGAGGTGGACGACGATTGGTTAAACGTCTTTGAGCGATATGCCGAAGACGCTTCGAGTGAACGCCTTCAAGGATTGTGGGGAAAAGTGTTGGCTGGCGAAGTCCGCCAACCGGGGCGCTTCTCAACGAGAACCTTGAGGTTCCTATCTGAGTTCTCTCAAGCCGATGCTCTCCTATTCGAAACTTTCGCCAAAAGCGCCTTTGGAGACAATGCGCCGAAGAAACTTGTAGCTCCGAAGGATCAAGAAGACATCCGCGATCTAATCTACCTTGAAGCAAGTGGCCTTATTCAGGGTGCTAGCGGCCTAGGTCTACAAATGACGTTTATGTTCGATAAACATGGCCGATCATTCGTTCGCGAGGGTAACTTAATAGTTCTTCTGACTGGTGAACCCGAGAAAAAGGTTCAATATGAGGCTATCGCTTTAACCCAACTTGGCCAAGAAGTGCTTTGCTTGGTAGGAAGTCGAAATGCTCGGGAATCTGCCCGAGCAGTTGCGCACGCGATTCGCAATCCAAATATCCACGAAGCGCATCTTGGCGTGTTGACCGATGAAAAGACCGGGAAAATCAACTTAATGGAGGTTCTTTGGGTTAAAGAAACTCCAGAAGCGCCAATCGTTGAGGGAAGCCAAGACTAG
- a CDS encoding IS3 family transposase (programmed frameshift), whose amino-acid sequence MKRTRFTDEQIIGILAEHEAGAKCADLCRKHGMSEGTFYNWKAKFGGMTVPEAKRLKTLEDENAKLKKLLAEQMLDLAAMKELVFKKVVTPAVKREAVAHLRSLLGLSERRACRIAGADRKMVRYQAQRAPDTELRGRLRELANERRRFGYRRLFVLLRREGEPSGINRIYRLYREEGLTVRKRKARRKAVGTRAPILVAARPNARWSLDFVHDQFANGQRFRVLNVVDDVTRECLAAIPDTSISGRRVARELTALIERRGKPGMIVSDNGTELTSNAILTFATAHRIEWHYIAPGKPMQNGFVESFNGRMRDELLNETMFRNLAHARIVIAAWAADYNTERPHSALDYQTPADYARALTTAIARPAARDDSSARRAIAQPAPIGVNTNRAPVAAG is encoded by the exons ATGAAGCGAACGAGATTCACGGACGAGCAGATCATCGGCATCCTGGCCGAGCACGAGGCAGGCGCGAAGTGCGCGGACCTGTGCCGCAAGCACGGCATGTCGGAAGGGACCTTCTATAACTGGAAGGCGAAGTTCGGCGGCATGACGGTGCCGGAGGCAAAGCGGCTGAAGACGCTCGAAGACGAGAACGCCAAGCTGAAGAAGCTGCTGGCCGAGCAGATGCTGGACTTGGCGGCGATGAAGGAACTGGTTT TCAAAAAAGTGGTGACGCCTGCCGTGAAGCGCGAGGCGGTCGCGCATCTGAGGTCCCTGCTCGGGCTCTCGGAGCGGCGGGCGTGCCGGATTGCCGGGGCGGATCGCAAGATGGTCCGCTATCAGGCGCAGCGAGCTCCGGATACGGAGCTGCGTGGCCGTCTGCGCGAACTGGCCAACGAACGCAGACGGTTCGGCTATCGGCGGCTCTTCGTGCTGCTGCGCCGCGAGGGCGAGCCATCCGGGATCAACCGGATCTATCGGCTCTACCGCGAAGAAGGCCTGACGGTGCGCAAAAGGAAGGCCAGGCGTAAGGCGGTCGGAACACGGGCCCCGATCTTGGTCGCGGCGCGTCCCAATGCCCGCTGGTCGCTGGATTTCGTTCACGACCAGTTCGCCAACGGTCAGCGTTTCCGGGTGCTCAACGTGGTCGACGATGTCACCCGGGAGTGCCTCGCGGCGATCCCGGACACCTCGATCTCGGGGCGCCGTGTGGCTCGTGAACTGACTGCCCTGATCGAGCGCCGCGGAAAGCCGGGGATGATCGTCTCTGACAACGGCACCGAACTGACCAGTAACGCAATCTTAACCTTCGCTACCGCGCACCGGATCGAGTGGCACTACATCGCCCCGGGCAAGCCGATGCAGAACGGCTTCGTGGAGAGCTTCAACGGGCGGATGCGGGACGAGCTGCTCAACGAGACCATGTTCCGAAACCTGGCCCACGCGCGGATCGTGATCGCCGCCTGGGCTGCCGACTACAATACCGAACGCCCGCACTCGGCCTTGGACTACCAGACACCGGCTGACTACGCGCGGGCCCTGACCACCGCAATCGCCCGCCCCGCTGCGCGAGATGATAGCTCCGCGCGTCGGGCGATTGCTCAACCTGCGCCGATCGGCGTAAACACCAACCGGGCTCCGGTCGCGGCTGGATGA
- a CDS encoding DUF2384 domain-containing protein yields the protein MEIEGSCFSQEEIGVVLKAYSRLTCAWGLSESEASGLIGIPEAVWSGLKRSDGAPSLTEDQLLRLSASLGIYKALELYFVKSLARSWMTRTNTGPLFLGARPVDVAIRGGLEKILEIRKYLDACLAGA from the coding sequence ATGGAGATCGAAGGCAGCTGCTTTTCTCAGGAGGAGATTGGCGTGGTTTTGAAGGCCTATTCGCGCCTTACGTGCGCATGGGGGCTTTCTGAAAGCGAAGCCTCTGGTCTCATCGGAATCCCCGAGGCAGTTTGGAGTGGCCTGAAGAGGTCGGACGGTGCCCCATCTCTGACCGAGGATCAACTTCTTCGGCTTTCTGCATCGCTTGGGATCTACAAGGCACTTGAACTCTATTTCGTCAAGTCGCTCGCGAGATCCTGGATGACGCGCACCAACACCGGGCCGTTGTTTCTCGGCGCGCGCCCCGTTGATGTGGCAATCAGAGGAGGATTAGAAAAAATCTTGGAGATCCGGAAATATCTCGATGCTTGCCTCGCTGGAGCGTGA
- the pgi gene encoding glucose-6-phosphate isomerase, with product MTIWQDLLDKAQSVQSREIGELFEKGNRAAGFSRETGPFLFDFSKTNIDAETLDLLVKLAEEKEVAARAEAMFTGEKINDTEGRAVLHTALRNLDTDVFVDGENVMPEVRATYARMEAFARDVREGKFTGQGGKITDVVNIGIGGSDLGPAMATLALAPYHDGPRCHFVSNVDGAHIHDTLAGLNPETTLVIVASKTFTTIETMTNAETAKRWMAEKVSDPAQQFAALSTSAEKTAAFGIDQARVFGFADWVGGRYSMWGPIGLSLMIAIGPEGFAGFLRGAATMDAHFRKAEFKDNLPVLLALVGIWHNQFCDYATRAVLPYDQRLARLPAYLQQLEMESNGKRVSMDGKDLPYNSGPVVWGEPGTNGQHAFYQLIHQGTRVIPCEFMVAAEGHEPDLAHQHTLLVANCLAQSEALMRGRSLAEATEIMRKKGFEGDELDRQARHRVFPGSRPSTTLLYPKLTPEVFGGIVALYEHRVFVEGVILGINSFDQWGVELGKELALALAPVLKGEDAGEGKDGSTRQLVARVQSLRG from the coding sequence ATGACCATCTGGCAAGACCTCCTCGACAAGGCGCAATCCGTACAATCCCGCGAAATCGGAGAATTGTTCGAAAAGGGTAATCGCGCAGCGGGGTTCAGCCGCGAAACCGGGCCGTTTCTGTTCGATTTCTCCAAGACCAATATCGATGCGGAGACGCTCGATCTGCTGGTGAAACTGGCCGAGGAGAAGGAGGTCGCGGCCCGCGCAGAGGCGATGTTCACCGGTGAGAAGATCAACGACACCGAGGGTCGCGCGGTGCTGCATACCGCGCTGCGCAATCTCGACACGGACGTGTTCGTCGATGGCGAGAACGTCATGCCCGAGGTCCGCGCGACCTATGCCCGGATGGAAGCGTTTGCGCGAGATGTGCGCGAGGGCAAGTTCACGGGGCAGGGCGGCAAGATCACCGATGTGGTCAATATCGGCATCGGCGGCTCTGATCTGGGCCCGGCGATGGCGACGCTCGCGCTCGCGCCCTATCACGACGGGCCGCGCTGCCATTTTGTCTCCAACGTTGACGGGGCGCATATCCATGACACGCTGGCCGGACTGAACCCGGAAACGACGCTGGTGATCGTCGCCTCGAAGACCTTCACCACGATCGAGACGATGACCAATGCCGAGACCGCGAAGCGGTGGATGGCCGAGAAGGTCTCGGACCCGGCGCAGCAATTCGCGGCGCTCTCGACCTCGGCTGAGAAGACTGCTGCCTTCGGGATCGATCAGGCCCGCGTCTTCGGCTTCGCCGATTGGGTCGGCGGGCGTTATTCGATGTGGGGGCCGATCGGGCTGTCGCTGATGATCGCGATCGGGCCGGAGGGTTTCGCGGGGTTCCTGAGGGGCGCGGCCACGATGGACGCGCATTTCCGCAAGGCCGAATTCAAGGACAATCTGCCGGTACTACTGGCGCTGGTCGGCATCTGGCACAACCAGTTCTGTGACTATGCCACGCGCGCGGTTCTGCCCTATGATCAACGGCTTGCGCGGCTGCCGGCCTATCTCCAGCAGCTGGAGATGGAGAGCAACGGCAAGCGCGTCAGCATGGATGGCAAGGACCTGCCTTACAATTCCGGCCCCGTCGTCTGGGGCGAGCCCGGTACCAATGGTCAGCACGCGTTCTACCAGTTGATCCACCAGGGCACACGGGTCATTCCGTGCGAATTCATGGTGGCTGCCGAGGGGCACGAGCCCGATCTGGCGCATCAGCATACGCTGCTCGTGGCCAACTGTCTGGCGCAATCCGAGGCGCTGATGCGCGGGCGCTCGCTGGCTGAAGCGACCGAGATCATGCGCAAGAAAGGCTTCGAGGGAGACGAGCTGGACCGTCAGGCGCGGCACCGCGTCTTCCCGGGTTCGCGACCGTCGACCACGCTGCTTTATCCGAAACTGACCCCCGAGGTCTTCGGCGGGATTGTCGCGCTTTATGAGCACCGTGTCTTCGTCGAGGGCGTCATTCTCGGCATCAACAGCTTCGACCAATGGGGCGTTGAGCTGGGCAAGGAGCTCGCGCTTGCGCTGGCTCCGGTGCTGAAGGGCGAGGATGCGGGCGAGGGCAAGGACGGCTCCACCCGGCAGCTTGTCGCGCGGGTGCAATCGCTGCGCGGCTGA
- the pgl gene encoding 6-phosphogluconolactonase translates to MNFESYPDREMLMMGLADRIASQLRASINNEGRATLSVPGGSTPGPIFDILSDIDLDWSKVAVLLNDERWVPETSERSNTRLIRARLLKGRAAAATLVPLYAEAERPEDKMAELAEGIAPHLPISVLLLGMGADMHTASLFPGADRLKEALSNDAPILLPMRAEAAGEPRITLSAPVLRDAMYTHILITGAEKRAAIEAAERLPVEQAPVRAVLKDATVHWAE, encoded by the coding sequence ATGAATTTTGAAAGTTATCCCGATCGCGAGATGCTGATGATGGGGCTTGCGGACCGCATCGCGAGCCAGTTGCGCGCGTCGATCAACAATGAAGGCCGGGCGACCTTGTCGGTGCCCGGCGGCTCCACGCCGGGGCCGATCTTCGACATCCTTTCCGACATTGATCTGGACTGGTCCAAGGTCGCGGTGCTCCTCAATGACGAGCGTTGGGTGCCCGAGACCTCGGAGCGGTCTAACACGCGCCTGATCCGTGCGCGGCTCCTGAAGGGGCGGGCGGCAGCGGCGACGCTGGTGCCGCTTTATGCCGAGGCGGAGCGGCCCGAGGACAAGATGGCGGAACTGGCCGAGGGCATCGCGCCGCATCTGCCGATTTCCGTCCTGCTTCTGGGCATGGGCGCGGATATGCACACGGCGAGCCTGTTTCCGGGCGCCGACCGGCTGAAAGAGGCGCTGTCGAACGATGCGCCGATCTTGCTGCCGATGCGGGCCGAAGCTGCGGGCGAGCCGCGTATCACCCTGTCCGCACCGGTGCTGCGCGACGCGATGTATACGCATATCCTGATCACCGGCGCGGAGAAGCGCGCGGCGATCGAAGCGGCCGAGAGGCTCCCCGTGGAACAGGCGCCGGTGCGCGCCGTTCTCAAGGACGCGACCGTTCACTGGGCTGAATAA
- a CDS encoding DUF1489 family protein, which translates to MGDKVVNLIKLCVGAEKVEDLIAWQASRYGKGPAMHVTRMWPKRADEILNGGSLYWVFKGAVLARQRVLELSEVMGADGIARCAIVLDREVVRTEALSRRPFQGWRYLSPEDAPRDLPKGRDREEALPRELAVALSEIGLR; encoded by the coding sequence ATGGGTGACAAAGTGGTGAATCTAATCAAACTGTGCGTCGGCGCGGAGAAGGTCGAGGACCTGATCGCGTGGCAGGCCAGCCGCTATGGCAAAGGCCCGGCCATGCATGTGACGCGCATGTGGCCGAAACGCGCGGATGAGATCCTGAATGGCGGGTCGCTGTACTGGGTCTTCAAGGGCGCGGTTCTGGCGCGCCAGCGTGTGCTTGAACTATCCGAAGTGATGGGCGCGGACGGGATCGCGCGCTGCGCCATCGTGCTCGACCGCGAGGTCGTCCGCACGGAGGCCCTATCGCGCCGCCCCTTCCAGGGCTGGCGTTACCTGAGCCCCGAGGATGCGCCCCGCGATCTGCCGAAAGGTCGCGACCGCGAAGAGGCCCTGCCCCGCGAGCTTGCCGTGGCGCTGTCCGAGATCGGCCTGCGTTAA
- the zwf gene encoding glucose-6-phosphate dehydrogenase — MVSRVIPVDRFDLVIFGATGDLANRKILPGLFRRYCAGQIPEGSTIIGAARSEMTPEEFRDQTRAAIAEFGGNKCDDEGALDGFLPMLDYVAIDAKGDGGWDDLKAKVRDDTVNAFYFSVAPALFGDLAERLHTRGIAGPEARIVVEKPFGRDLASAKALNAALAEYFDETQIYRIDHYLGKETVQNLMAVRFANILFEPLWNSQFVDHVQITVAETVGVGGRGSYYDKSGAMRDMVQNHMMQLLCLIAMEPPYHFDPDAVRDEKLKVIRALQPVQPADIVRGQYAASKDAPGYLEDAEDPESTTESYIAMKCHVANWRWVNTPFYLRTGKRLRARTSEIAITFKEPPHQIFDDAEGEWRENVLVIRLQPNEGMNLKMMIKEPGPGGMRLVQVPLDMSFADALGEEADITDAYERLIMDVIRGNQTLFMRGDEVEAAWAWTDPIIEGWESRGDKPQTYDSGASGPDDALMLMHRDGRRWREIRE, encoded by the coding sequence ATGGTTTCGCGCGTCATTCCCGTCGATCGTTTCGACCTGGTGATTTTCGGCGCCACTGGCGACCTCGCCAATCGCAAAATTCTCCCCGGCCTGTTTCGCCGCTATTGCGCCGGTCAAATTCCCGAAGGATCCACCATTATCGGGGCTGCGCGCTCGGAGATGACCCCCGAGGAGTTCCGCGACCAGACCCGCGCCGCGATCGCCGAATTCGGCGGCAATAAATGCGACGATGAAGGCGCGCTGGATGGTTTCCTGCCGATGCTCGACTATGTCGCGATCGACGCGAAAGGCGATGGCGGCTGGGACGATCTGAAGGCGAAAGTCCGCGACGACACCGTCAATGCGTTCTACTTCTCGGTGGCACCGGCGCTGTTCGGCGATCTGGCCGAGCGCCTCCACACGCGCGGCATCGCGGGGCCGGAGGCGCGGATCGTGGTCGAGAAACCGTTCGGGCGCGATCTCGCCTCGGCCAAGGCGCTCAACGCGGCGCTGGCGGAGTATTTCGACGAGACGCAGATTTACCGGATCGACCATTACCTCGGCAAAGAGACGGTGCAGAACCTGATGGCGGTGCGCTTCGCCAACATCCTGTTCGAGCCGCTCTGGAACAGCCAATTTGTTGATCATGTGCAAATTACCGTGGCTGAAACGGTGGGTGTCGGCGGCCGCGGGTCGTATTATGACAAGTCGGGCGCGATGCGCGACATGGTCCAGAACCACATGATGCAGCTTCTGTGCCTGATCGCGATGGAGCCGCCCTACCACTTCGATCCCGATGCGGTGCGCGACGAGAAGCTCAAGGTGATCCGCGCGCTCCAGCCCGTCCAGCCTGCCGATATCGTGCGCGGTCAATACGCGGCCAGCAAGGATGCGCCCGGCTATCTCGAAGATGCCGAGGATCCGGAGTCGACGACCGAGAGCTATATCGCGATGAAATGCCATGTCGCGAACTGGCGCTGGGTGAACACGCCCTTCTATCTGCGCACCGGCAAGCGGCTGCGCGCGCGCACATCCGAGATCGCGATCACTTTCAAGGAGCCGCCGCACCAGATCTTCGACGACGCCGAGGGCGAGTGGCGCGAGAACGTGCTGGTGATCCGGTTGCAGCCCAATGAGGGCATGAACCTGAAGATGATGATCAAGGAGCCGGGGCCGGGCGGGATGCGCCTCGTGCAGGTGCCGCTCGATATGTCCTTCGCGGACGCTCTGGGCGAGGAGGCTGATATCACCGACGCCTATGAACGCCTGATCATGGATGTGATCCGGGGCAACCAGACGCTGTTCATGCGTGGTGACGAGGTCGAGGCGGCCTGGGCCTGGACCGACCCGATCATCGAGGGCTGGGAGTCGCGTGGCGACAAACCTCAAACCTATGACAGCGGCGCGTCGGGGCCGGATGACGCGCTGATGCTGATGCATCGCGACGGACGCCGCTGGCGGGAGATTCGTGAATGA